The region GCTCACCCAGGAACTTAGCCAAAAGTTAAAGCGTGGCAAACAAACTACACGTCACTGTCAATTCTTTGCATGTGGTTCACTATGGTTGGCTGATACGCCTGGTTTTTCAGCCCTTGATATAAAGCGTCTGCATCTTAAAGCGAAGGATGCTATTTTGGCTTATCCAGACCTTAAAGCATTGGCAACAGGCTGCTATTTTAATGACTGTCAGCATGTGAATGAGCCTAATTGTGCGGTTAAGGCCAAATGTACAAGTGGTATTTTACAAGCAAGATGGCAAAACTACTGTACTTTCCAAAAATTTTTGCAAAATGAAGAAGGACAATATGTCTACTGAAAAATTAAATCTCTATTTTGATGCAACGGCAACTAAGCCGATAGACGCTGATTTGCTAGCTGAGTATTGTGCGAATTTGAAAACTTATTACGCAAATCCAGCTGCTGTATATGATAGTGGTTTAGCTAGTAAAAAGTTAATTCAAGACGCTTTAGCTGACTTAGCGAAATACTTCGGTGTAGAAAGTAGGCAATTACTGGTTACGTCAGGTGCTACTGAATCAACTAATACGGTTTTTTATAATTTTGCTAAACGGCATCGTCAACAAGATGTCATCTTGTTAGGAGCTGGTGAGCATCAAGCAAGTCAGATAGCAGCTTATCGCTTAGCTAAAGATTTGAACTTAAAGCTAGTCATTGTGCCTTTGGCTGATGATTACCGCTTGAATCTGTCTGAATTGGAAAATTTGTTTAAGCAATATGGTGAGAGAATTTTGGCCTTGTCCAATCTCAGTGTTTCTAACGAAACTGGCACGATTAACGATTTGGCTGCCATCAGTCGTTTATTGAAGCAGTATGCGCCTAAAGCACTTTGGCACGTTGATGATGTGCAAGGCTGGGGCAAGATTTACTTTGATTTTACAGAGTTAAAAGTTGACTATGTTACATTAGCTGGGCATAAGATAGGTGCGCCAAAAGGCATCGGCTTACTT is a window of Amygdalobacter nucleatus DNA encoding:
- a CDS encoding cysteine desulfurase family protein, whose protein sequence is MSTEKLNLYFDATATKPIDADLLAEYCANLKTYYANPAAVYDSGLASKKLIQDALADLAKYFGVESRQLLVTSGATESTNTVFYNFAKRHRQQDVILLGAGEHQASQIAAYRLAKDLNLKLVIVPLADDYRLNLSELENLFKQYGERILALSNLSVSNETGTINDLAAISRLLKQYAPKALWHVDDVQGWGKIYFDFTELKVDYVTLAGHKIGAPKGIGLLYIREPKYFQPFIVGGGQQNNLRSGTENPPLVRALALANSKHCALAELDKNWKHLSKLRNLLLTELKPIDYVCHTANEAWQYPGLLALSFKDIRGEVLLHSLERYGIAVSTSSSCHNLAAGTKNQKVFGEPIFKEPFKDNHLRITLTSEHTEADIKYLANAIKQEVNLLRSHK